A genome region from Naumovozyma castellii chromosome 5, complete genome includes the following:
- the PDE1 gene encoding 3',5'-cyclic-nucleotide phosphodiesterase PDE1 (ancestral locus Anc_3.573), with protein sequence MSASFEITVLGASGGPWDGTTQCFMIHPTSSAIDISSVCVDGGVGVSSILQILSKSNHPERQNEIESYYESEFEPISKYVDDRMPFRVGFSKKIMDQLELGRNSKSQIYSLSTMATRVFQGIEEYYFTHPHMDHINGFIINSPMIYDPEYNASKNLYGLSFTMEALKKHIFNDIAWPNLLNDGTDMIKANNLKNGVRHISKLFPQWKIIPFKVSHGIGATKAKEKIYSTVYVIVDNITNDCIVVGGDVERDPADGSKIYLDKVWQYLAYKIPLGHLKGIFIECSSPNSLKDEQLYGHMSPKHLVEELDRLLELYSTIPDRTRDLSKQPLKILITHVKMITSLRDPRLIILDELRDMSKETKLEDKVIFSMAVPGYTFSL encoded by the coding sequence atGTCTGCGAGTTTCGAAATCACTGTCTTGGGAGCTTCTGGGGGCCCGTGGGATGGAACAACACAATGCTTTATGATACATCCTACTTCATCAGCAATAGATATATCCTCCGTCTGCGTGGATGGAGGAGTGGGCGTTTCAAGTATATTGCAGATCCTCAGTAAGTCCAATCACCCTGAAAGACagaatgaaattgaaagttaCTACGAATCAGAGTTTGAACCGATATCAAAATATGTTGATGATAGAATGCCGTTTAGAGTTGGATTCTCAAAGAAGATCATGGACCAGCTTGAATTGGGCCGTAATTCTAAAAGTCAAATCTACAGTCTTTCCACAATGGCCACAAGGGTCTTTCaaggaattgaagaatattattttacGCACCCTCATATGGATCATATTAACGGATTTATCATAAATTCTCCAATGATATACGACCCCGAATATAATGCTAGTAAAAACTTATATGGGCTCTCATTTACCATGGAAGCCCTAAAGAAACACATTTTTAACGACATTGCATGGCCCAATTTACTAAATGATGGTACAGATATGATAAAAGCtaacaatttgaagaatggAGTTCGccatatttcaaaattatttccaCAATGGAAAATTATTCCTTTTAAAGTGTCTCATGGTATCGGAGCTACCAAAgcaaaagagaaaatatataGTACGGTTTACGTTATTGTTGACAATATAACAAATGATTGTATTGTCGTAGGAGGAGACGTTGAAAGAGATCCAGCTGATGGAAGTAAAATTTATCTAGACAAAGTTTGGCAGTATTTGGCATATAAGATACCACTCGGCCATTTAAAAGGGATCTTTATTGAATGTTCAAGTCCTAATTCTCTAAAAGACGAACAGCTTTATGGTCATATGTCGCCGAAACATTTGGTAGAGGAATTAGATAGGTTACTTGAGTTATATTCTACCATCCCGGACCGTACACGAGATTTATCCAAACAGCCACTAAAGATACTGATTACCCATGTGAAAATGATTACTTCTCTGAGAGATCCGAGATTGATAATTTTAGATGAATTACGAGATATGAgtaaagaaacaaaactGGAAGATAAGGTTATTTTTTCTATGGCTGTTCCAGGCTATACCTTCAGTCTATGA
- the ZIP2 gene encoding Zip2p (ancestral locus Anc_3.576), producing the protein MEENNNTYLTNSSKYTSHTLQHFLTFYLFIMHIESWHIETIRDERELGGYEELQRNTKETLKLDRKAQHFFRTLLFGVTTDKLFKFQVFSSAKTNLVSHFYIDIIFPAHLFQVRDISYNRWKEICINANFKFKATKERIMLEKEATGIFKWINSCSENSSLNFTFNKSKLNRNSTPLEKFNLAQDLVTVKKRYKFRAVKFPQMNNEIEVSLERITNEKLRKTVSFGIYNDSPLTFEKYQSLSLGDFRIDSIFMGNCHDQSKFFKRDLVPTWAVSSFSNNDTSCFERLKLKVFDVEWSKLEFYKISVKTSQDIKKKKINILPFLKYLKPWKLSKDQLLFLNWKPFDAYKNSDTVAKITAESIDTDLSFEVRSSPINFQILEYNCLDLISNDKENKECVRIEIQTCFANNKENKDEYALNEDLSPTEQNIFNNSTTENTENTSLVPQKRSIIDEELRSILELKRKRKKEGDVHANTNKQKTLYGSSILTLLHKNQPQDAVSIRSNVSGNSNERSINTDTPPPKLEHLETSLNINKKPTVILNMEKIEVNHRILQCLVNTYDIDIIEDKTCFPCDFILNSTACIIRIQLDKFFQSATTTHLFYDSNLQKLIKEYKRVIVLVEYDQVLLSVDREIFWKIQLYLSHLALEVHFVGSTTKEIAKWIMILSSKYATCNFTELPVYDMVQEDEKILYELRFNMFLVKDILSITPLKELLTNISGRRFNRLPSVLTKTQLRRLERLVTASW; encoded by the coding sequence atggaagaaaacaacaacacttatttaacaaattcttcaaaatatacAAGTCACACACTTCAACACTTCCTCACCttctatttatttataatgCACATCGAGAGTTGGcatattgaaacaattagGGACGAAAGAGAGTTGGGCGGCTATGAAGAATTACAACGAAACACGAAAGAAACTTTGAAGTTAGATAGGAAAGCCCAACATTTTTTTAGAACGTTACTTTTCGGAGTTACTACAGATAAACTATTCAAATTTCAGGTTTTTTCTAGTGCAAAAACCAATTTGGTGTCGCATTTCTACATTGATATCATCTTTCCGGCACATCTATTCCAAGTAAGAGATATTTCATATAATAGATGGAAAGAGATATGTATTAACGCCAACTTCAAGTTTAAAGCAACCAAGGAAAGGATAATGTTAGAAAAGGAAGCAACAGGAATATTCAAATGGATAAATTCCTGCTCGGAAAACAGTTCCTTGAACTTTACCTTCAATAAAAGCAAACTAAACCGCAATTCAACTCCACTTGAAAAGTTTAACTTAGCTCAGGATTTAGTAACTGTTAAAAAACGATATAAATTTAGAGCTGTAAAATTTCCAcaaatgaataatgaaatagaAGTTTCATTGGAAAGAATAACTAACGAAAAACTTCGGAAAACAGTCTCGTTTGGAATATACAATGATTCACCCCTTACCTTTGAGAAATATCAGAGTCTATCTTTAGGGGACTTTAGGATTGATTCCATATTTATGGGAAACTGTCATGACCAAAGTAAGTTTTTTAAAAGGGATTTGGTACCCACATGGGCCGTTTCATCGTTTTCCAATAACGACACTAGCtgttttgaaagattaaaattaaaagtCTTTGATGTAGAATGGAGTAAATTGGAATTCTATAAGATTAGTGTAAAAACTTCACAAGAtattaagaagaagaagatcaatATTTTACCGTTTTTAAAGTACCTAAAGCCTTGGAAATTGTCGAAAGACCAGTTACTGtttttaaattggaaacCTTTTGATGCATATAAAAATTCTGACACAGTGGCAAAGATTACTGCGGAGAGTATTGACACTGACTTGAGTTTCGAAGTGAGATCTTCCCCTATtaactttcaaatattggaatATAATTGCTTAGATCTTATCAGCAACGACAAAGAAAACAAGGAATGTGTAAGAATAGAAATTCAGACTTGCTTCgcaaataataaagagaataaagatgaatatgCCCTTAACGAGGATTTAAGCCCAACAGAACAgaatatcttcaataattccaCTACAGAAAATACAGAAAATACATCACTGGTACCTCAAAAAAGATCTataattgatgaagagCTAAGGTCGATCTTGGAACttaaaaggaaaagaaaaaaagaaggtGACGTTCATGCAAATACTAATAAGCAAAAAACTCTGTACGGAAGTTCTATACTGACATTGTTGCATAAAAACCAGCCCCAAGATGCTGTGAGTATTAGGTCAAACGTTAGCGGGAACTCTAATGAACGATCTATCAATACGGATACACCGCCTCCAAAATTAGAACATTTGGAAACTAGTCTAAATATCAATAAAAAGCCAACCGTTATTCTTAATATGGAAAAGATTGAGGTCAATCACAGAATATTGCAATGCCTGGTTAACACTTATGATATAGACATTATTGAGGATAAAACCTGTTTTCCATGcgattttattttaaattctACTGCATGTATTATAAGAATACAACTCGATAAATTCTTTCAGAGTGCAACAACCACACATTTATTCTATGATAGTAATCTACAAAAACTAATAAAGGAATATAAAAGGGTCATTGTCCTTGTTGAATATGATCAAGTATTGCTTAGTGTGGACCGTGAGATATTCTGGAAAATCCAGTTATATCTTTCTCATCTAGCGCTGGAAGTACATTTTGTTGGCAGCACCACCAAAGAAATTGCAAAATGGATAATGATTCTCTCATCAAAATATGCCACTTGCAACTTTACAGAATTGCCAGTCTATGACATGGTTCAAGAGGATGAAAAAATACTTTATGAACTGCGGTTCAATATGTTTTTAGTAAAGGACATCCTATCCATTACGCCTCTAAAGGAATTGCTCACAAATATATCTGGTAGACGATTCAACCGCTTACCATCCGTGCTAACCAAGACCCAGTTGCGAAGACTCGAGAGGTTGGTCACAGCAAGTTGGTAA
- the RAI1 gene encoding decapping nuclease (ancestral locus Anc_3.570), producing MAITANLFVNQKGTTTSLKQPKEISYYSRTQEDEFLVGDDSRLSYYYLPNADLDKKLDLSSGIKKFKDCSKNMKDRCTLNGLLDTIMEHEKCKNKKIKADIITFRGIIRKLISSAFETANFNPINLRIVSFDGQLFIKDMADLNDKKVLNAKENDHIDLGSYSGYKFETLATLSQPVPYVSRATLDKRSKKICNNGDEYVTVVKTGVGSAKLVLGAEIDCVFDFKEDGKDNLKHYAELKCTTQVITAADAHKFERKIFRTWLQCFLVGIPRIIYGFRDENYVLKTIEEYSTDEIPILLKNNNTKMNSMCLDAIKWYGLFTEWLLKIIPRDQPKEIRPYKLVLENNHLKLSEIESTDEEYDSLVNGESVLSKEFQEWRLSL from the coding sequence ATGGCTATCACGGCAAATCTATTTGTGAACCAGAAGGGTACGACCACTTCGTTGAAGCAACctaaagaaatttcttaCTATTCTAGAACACAGGAAGACGAGTTCTTAGTAGGTGATGATTCCAGGTTGAGTTACTATTATTTGCCAAATGCTGATTTGGATAAAAAACTAGATCTTTCTAGTGggattaaaaaatttaaagattgtTCGAAAAATATGAAGGATAGATGTACGTTAAATGGGCTACTAGATACTATTATGGAACATGAAAAATGtaagaataagaaaataaaagCAGACATTATCACATTTAGAGGTATCATAAGGAAATTAATATCGTCAGCATTTGAAACAGCTAACTTTAACCCCATTAATCTAAGGATTGTCTCATTTGACGGACAACtatttatcaaagataTGGCTGAtttaaatgataaaaaGGTACTAAACGCAAAGGAAAATGATCACATAGATTTAGGATCATATTCTGGctataaatttgaaactttgGCAACCCTGTCGCAGCCAGTTCCTTATGTTTCTAGAGCAACCTTGGACAAAAGATCGAAGAAGATATGTAATAATGGTGATGAATACGTGACAGTGGTCAAAACAGGTGTTGGTAGTGCGAAACTGGTCCTTGGTGCTGAAATTGATTGCGTTTTCgattttaaagaagatggGAAGGATAATTTAAAGCATTATGCAGAATTGAAATGCACCACGCAAGTAATAACGGCCGCTGATGCACATAAATTTGAGAGAAAGATATTTAGAACTTGGTTACAATGTTTTTTAGTAGGCATTCCAAGAATTATTTATGGATTTAGGGACGAAAATTATGTCCTgaaaacaattgaagaatattccACTGATGAGATTCCCATACTTCTAAAGAACAATAACACCAAAATGAATTCTATGTGTTTAGATGCAATCAAGTGGTATGGTTTGTTTACAGAAtggttattgaaaattataCCAAGAGACCAACCGAAAGAGATAAGACCATATAAATTAGTCCTTGAAAATAATCACCTAAAACtttcagaaattgaaagcACTGATGAGGAATATGACAGCCTTGTCAATGGAGAAAGTGTTTTATCTaaagaatttcaagaatggaGATTGTCATTATAG
- the TAD1 gene encoding tRNA-specific adenosine deaminase (ancestral locus Anc_3.566), with product MGGEVLLPDRVAKIVQEEYNKLKPSSKPVLRSNGVKEWTVLASTLLLDSNTGNLKMISLSTGVKALPDKELSRSGGKMIHDCHAEILALRGFNTVLLKDIDNMNQNLRQSDLLEISDANGKYHLRAKWKLILYISRLPCGDASMRTLSNSSPTSSSLKSIDDSDEFQYIDPNIPTILRGRLNFSRNGVVRTKPGRLDSLTTLSKSCSDKLCLRQVTSILNCMTWSLLDTPVFIDYLLIPQLNYDNKNDLLLSFQNRLKCSKVNYRPMKYLTTTVKFSEDKNFITEEPSSMSSIKLFLTQGETIEEALLNGVKNGSYTKGNKPLRKNCESIVSRYAQWHIYKRINPNYSATSYLEFKRSQTARLELIKYTNEILSSEGWLPTQPDDFAV from the coding sequence ATGGGAGGAGAAGTATTATTACCAGATAGAGTTGCCAAAATAGTTCAAGAAGAGTACAACAAGTTAAAGCCATCTTCTAAACCAGTTTTGAGATCAAATGGTGTAAAAGAATGGACTGTTTTAGCCAGTACGCTCCTATTGGATAGTAATACCGGCAATCTGAAGATGATATCTTTATCAACAGGTGTGAAGGCTTTGCCGGACAAAGAATTGAGTCGAAGTGGAGGCAAAATGATTCATGATTGTCATGCTGAAATCCTTGCCCTGCGTGGGTTTAACACAGTCCTTttaaaagatattgataatatgAACCAAAACTTACGTCAATCCGATCTACTTGAGATCTCGGATGCGAACGGAAAGTACCATTTAAGAGCTAAATGGAAGCTCATACTTTATATATCACGCCTACCTTGCGGTGACGCAAGTATGAGAACATTATCAAACTCATCACCGACTTCATCTTCGCTTAAATCAATAGATGACAGCGAtgaatttcaatatattgatCCCAATATACCGACAATATTGCGCGGAAGATTGAATTTTAGTAGAAATGGTGTTGTGAGAACAAAACCAGGAAGATTAGATAGTCTAACCACACTATCCAAATCATGTTCAGATAAACTTTGCTTGCGACAAGTGACGTCAATTCTAAACTGCATGACATGGAGTCTTCTAGATACACCTGTTTTCATCGATTATCTGTTGATCCCACAACTGAATTATGATAACAAGAATGATTTATTGTTATCGTTTCAGAACAGATTAAAATGTTCGAAGGTTAATTATCGACCAATGAAATACTTGACCACAACTGTCAAATTTAGTGAGGataaaaattttattacagAGGAACCAAGCTCAATGAGTTCTATCAAACTTTTCCTTACACAAGGAGAAACTATCGAGGAAGCACTATTAAATGGAGTTAAAAATGGTTCGTATACCAAGGGAAATAAACCTTTAAGAAAAAATTGTGAATCTATTGTCAGTAGATATGCCCAGTGGCATATATACAAGAGAATAAACCCAAATTATTCTGCGACATCATATCTTGAGTTTAAAAGGAGTCAGACTGCTCGTTtagaattaataaaatataccAATGAGATCCTTTCATCTGAAGGATGGTTGCCGACCCAGCCTGATGATTTTGCTGTatag
- the DOC1 gene encoding anaphase promoting complex subunit DOC1 (ancestral locus Anc_3.562) has protein sequence MDADIVNNILNKLAPKEFIKPVDKLNKPITILNDGSDSRFKNDSCEYMNGPLSNKMREELTPYTMANRFTLGLERLDSLDVTNVTHLAYWRPSSSKVGNPIENALDDDPDTFWQSDGKQPHKLDIYFSKKMSIIKIGLYISLHQDESYTPREIKIYVGSSPTNCNYYKSLSVNHLDGWVALSFIDNRPHDKLLKCRFIRLEFPFNHENGKDTHIRGIRVYAPSTTANIESRDPMQVLPISSRLFNEFALK, from the coding sequence ATGGATGCTGACattgtaaataatatattaaataaactGGCTCCCaaagaattcattaaacCTGTGGATAAACTTAACAAACCAATTACAATTTTAAATGATGGGTCTGATTCACgatttaaaaatgattcatGCGAATATATGAATGGTCCCCTAAGTAACAAAATGAGGGAAGAATTAACTCCATACACTATGGCCAATAGATTTACTCTTGGGCTGGAAAGATTAGATTCACTTGATGTTACTAATGTAACTCATCTGGCGTACTGGAGaccttcatcttccaaagtGGGAAATCCAATAGAAAATGCATTAGACGATGATCCTGATACCTTTTGGCAGAGTGATGGTAAGCAACCACACAAACTAGACATATATTTCAGTAAAAAAATGAGTATTATCAAGATAGGTCTTTACATATCACTGCACCAAGATGAATCGTATACACCACgtgaaataaaaatatacGTGGGCTCTAGTCCTACCAATTGTAACTATTACAAGAGTTTATCTGTTAATCATCTTGATGGATGGGTCGCATTGTCGTTTATTGACAATAGACCACATGATAAGTTGTTAAAATGCCGATTTATTCGACTAGAATTCCCATTTAATCACGAGAATGGGAAAGATACACATATACGGGGAATTAGAGTTTATGCTCCTTCCACAACTGCCAATATTGAATCAAGAGATCCCATGCAGGTACTACCTATCTCTTCTAGATTGTTCAACGAGTTCGCTTTAAAGTAA
- the RTF1 gene encoding RNA polymerase-associated protein (ancestral locus Anc_3.567) has translation MSDLDEDLLALAGADEEEEDEQVLTTSNKRAKNHEHASSKRKKIEVDSEAEEEDDYDPGNFGAGNISEEEEEMEQNPFPLEGKYKDEADREQLESLPEMERETLLFERSQTMRKYQERKLFRERQRNLKEQQQRNAPSEEGTKTRTSTRTTHATGHSDLKASKLSQLKKQRERKGLHRRGSDEEGSEFEEEEEEYDEEEYKKDEDSEYEEEYNPYERKGRYSEDKNDEVEWAEEQTDRETELDDFNKVKIGRSFVAKYCFYPGFNELIKGCYGKVNVGTDRRTGTTSYRMVKIEKIFLQKPYRMGEFFTNQYFGVTQGSNRKVFQMNFFSDGLFTPDEFERYVRSLDTSHITKPSIYTLKNKAKEIQSFISEPLTEQLMDTIVRNRMLFNKKLSGTNAVLEKTVLRDKLRYAQENNNERDVAKYSSQLRNLEKRLSVYEKHHENDQVGSNKLGALTSKNRKVNMDKIKNTGHEKKEEIGFDSKSDPFSRLKTRTKIYYQEVQQEENEKAKALAAEKQLKENNEAQARKENELLLAKFRRLGGLENMINSLNLDVNFDI, from the coding sequence ATGTCCGAtcttgatgaagatttattagCCTTAGCTGGTgctgatgaagaagaagaagatgaacaaGTTCTAACCACGTCAAATAAGAGAGCCAAAAACCATGAACATGCCAGttccaaaagaaaaaagattgAAGTGGATAGCGAGgcagaagaggaagatgattATGACCCTGGCAACTTTGGTGCTGGAAATATAAgtgaggaagaagaggaaatgGAACAGAATCCATTTCCTCTAGAGGGAAAATATAAGGATGAAGCTGATCGTGAGCAATTAGAAAGTCTGCCTGAAATGGAACGTGAAACGTTACTGTTTGAAAGATCACAAACTATGAGAAAGTACCAAGAACGTAAACTGTTTAGAGAACGTCAGAGAAATCTAAAAGAACAGCAACAGAGGAATGCTCCTAGTGAAGAAGGAACGAAGACACGTACTTCTACAAGAACGACGCATGCTACTGGTCATTCTGATTTAAAGGCTTCCAAATTATctcaattaaagaaacagaGAGAAAGGAAAGGTCTACACCGCCGTGGCTCTGACGAAGAAGGTtcagaatttgaagaagaggaagaagaatatgatgaagaggaataTAAGAAAGATGAAGACAGTGAATATGAAGAAGAGTATAACCCTTATGAAAGAAAGGGCAGATATTCAGAGGATAAgaatgatgaagttgaatGGGCAGAGGAACAAACTGATAGAGAAACAGAActtgatgattttaataaGGTTAAAATTGGCCGTTCATTCGTTGCTAAGTACTGTTTTTATCCTGgttttaatgaattgatcAAAGGATGCTACGGGAAAGTCAATGTTGGAACAGATAGACGCACAGGAACAACTTCGTATCGTATGGTCaagattgaaaagatatttttaCAGAAACCTTATAGGATGGGAGAATTCTTTACCaatcaatattttggtGTTACACAAGGTAGTAATAGGAAGGTCTTTCAAATGAACTTCTTTAGTGATGGTCTGTTTACTCCGGATGAATTTGAGAGATATGTTAGATCACTAGACACATCTCATATTACCAAACCGTCCATATACACCTTGAAAAACAAAGCCAAGGAGATCCAATCTTTTATATCAGAGCCCTTGACTGAACAGTTAATGGATACCATTGTTCGTAATAGAATGCTGttcaacaagaaattatctGGTACTAACGCCGTCTTGGAAAAGACAGTTCTAAGAGACAAACTACGTTATGCACAAGAGAACAACAACGAAAGAGATGTTGCGAAATACTCTTCTCAATTAAGGAACTTAGAAAAAAGATTATCTGTATATGAGAAGCATCATGAAAATGATCAGGTTGGTTCGAATAAATTGGGTGCATTGACATCCAAAAATAGAAAGGTGAACATGGATAAGATTAAGAATACAGGACACGagaaaaaggaagaaattggCTTTGATTCGAAGAGTGATCCATTTAGTAGATTAAAGACCagaacaaaaatatattaccAAGAAGTTCAACAAGAGGAAAATGAGAAGGCGAAGGCACTTGCAGCCgaaaaacaattaaaagaaaacaatgaaGCACAAGCTCGTAAAGAAAATGAGCTTTTACTAGCAAAGTTTAGACGTCTCGGTGGACTAGAAAATATGATTAATAGTCTGAACTTGGATGTCAACTTCGATATTTAG
- the GUS1 gene encoding glutamate--tRNA ligase GUS1 (ancestral locus Anc_3.569): MSATLVINGKAPVVAYAELIAARIVNETKPNSISIEFVDDKKAAPATFNGDNKDAFLKIVAQFSDVFSNSKEEDITQWVKMASEELVIKNFQKLSESLGKLDAHLNLRTFILGGLKYSAADIACWGALRSNGMCGSIIKNKVEVNVSRWYTLLEMDPIFGSVHEFLTKSLQELKKTANAGKKKETHKANFEIDLPDAKMGEVVTRFPPEPSGYLHIGHAKAAILNQYFAQAYKGKLIIRFDDTNPSKEKEEFQDSILEDLELLGIKGDRITHSSDYFQEMYDYCIQMIKEGKAYCDDTPTEKMREERMDGIASARRDRSVEENLKIFTEEMKNGTEEGLKNCVRAKIDYKALNKTLRDPVIYRCNLTPHHRTGTTWKVYPTYDFCVPIVDALEGVTHALRTIEYRDRNAQYEWMLQALNLRKVHIWDFARVNFVRTLLSKRKLQWMVDKGLVSNWDDPRFPTVRGVRRRGMTVEGLRNFVLSQGPSRNVINLEWNLIWAFNKKVIDPVAPRHTAIVNPVKIHLEGDDVPQTPKIEMKPKHKKNPAVGEKKVIYFKDIVIDKDDADLLEANEEVTMMDWGNVIITQKNADGSLVGKLHLEGDFKKTKHKLTWLADTPDVVPVDLVDFDHLITKDKLEEDESFEDFLTPVTEFHTDAIADLNVKDMKVGDIIQFERKGYYRLDALPKDGKPYVFFTIPDGKSVNKYGAKK; the protein is encoded by the coding sequence ATGTCTGCCACTTTGGTTATCAACGGTAAGGCGCCAGTGGTTGCCTATGCTGAATTAATTGCTGCACGTATCGTCAATGAAACTAAGCCAAACTCTATTTCCATTGAGTTTGTCGATGATAAGAAGGCTGCTCCTGCAACCTTCAATGGTGACAACAAAGACGCATTCTTGAAGATTGTTGCTCAATTTTCTGATGTCTTCAGCAACTCCAAGGAGGAAGATATTACTCAATGGGTCAAAATGGCTTCTGAAGAACTAGTGATCaagaatttccaaaaattatCTGAATCATTGGGTAAATTGGATGCTCATCTTAACTTGAGAACTTTCATCTTGGGTGGATTGAAATACTCAGCCGCTGATATTGCCTGTTGGGGTGCCCTTAGATCCAACGGGATGTGTGGGTCGATTATCAAGAATAAAGTGGAAGTTAACGTTTCTCGTTGGTATACACTTTTGGAAATGGATCCAATTTTCGGTTCTGTTCACGAATTCTTGACTAAATCTTTGcaagaattaaagaaaactGCCAATGCTGgtaagaagaaggaaaccCACAAGGCCAATTTCGAAATTGATTTACCTGATGCCAAAATGGGTGAAGTGGTTACTCGTTTCCCACCTGAACCATCTGGATATTTACATATCGGACACGCCAAGGCTGCAATCTTGAACCAATATTTTGCTCAAGCTTACAAGGGTAAGCTGATCATTAGATTCGATGACACTAACCCATCTAAGgagaaggaagaatttcaagattctatcttggaagatttggaattacTAGGCATTAAAGGTGACAGAATCACTCATTCTTCCGATTACTTCCAAGAAATGTATGACTACTGTATTCAAATGATCAAGGAAGGTAAGGCTTACTGTGACGACACTCCAACTGAAAAGATGAGAGAAGAACGTATGGATGGTATTGCATCTGCCAGAAGAGATCGTTCCGTTGAagagaatttgaaaatcttcactgaagaaatgaagaatgGTACTGAAGAAGGTTTGAAGAATTGTGTTCGTGCCAAGATCGATTACAAGGCCTTAAATAAGACTTTGAGAGACCCAGTTATTTACAGATGTAACTTGACTCCTCATCATAGAACTGGTACTACTTGGAAAGTTTACCCAACATATGATTTCTGTGTTCCAATTGTGGATGCTTTGGAAGGTGTTACTCATGCATTACGTACCATTGAATACAGAGATCGTAACGCTCAATATGAATGGATGTTGCAAGCGTTAAATCTAAGAAAAGTTCATATTTGGGATTTTGCTCGTGTAAACTTTGTTAGAACCTTATTATCTAAGAGAAAGTTGCAATGGATGGTCGACAAGGGATTAGTCTCCAATTGGGATGATCCAAGATTCCCAACTGTTAGAGGTGTTAGAAGAAGAGGTATGACTGTTGAAGGTTTGAGAAATTTCGTGTTATCTCAAGGTCCATCAAGAAATGTCATTAACTTGGAATGGAATTTAATTTGGGCCTTCAACAAGAAGGTCATCGATCCTGTTGCACCAAGACACACCGCAATTGTGAATCCTGTAAAGATCCATTTAGAAGGTGATGACGTTCCACAAACaccaaaaattgaaatgaAACCAAAACATAAGAAGAACCCAGCAGTTGGTGAAAAGAAGGTCATTTACTTCAAGGATATTGTAATTGATAAGGATGATGCCGATTTACTTGAAGCTAACGAAGAAGTCACCATGATGGACTGGGGTAATGTCATTATCACTCAAAAGAATGCCGATGGTTCCTTAGTTGGTAAATTACATTTGGAAGGTGATTTCAAGAAGACTAAACATAAGTTAACTTGGTTAGCTGATACTCCAGATGTTGTTCCAGTGGATTTAGTTGACTTCGATCATTTAATCACTAAGGACAAGTTGGAAGAGGATGAAAGTTTCGAAGATTTCTTGACTCCAGTCACTGAATTCCACACCGACGCCATTGCTGACTTGAATGTTAAGGATATGAAGGTTGGTGATATCatccaatttgaaagaaaggGTTACTACAGATTAGATGCCTTACCAAAGGATGGTAAACCTTACGTTTTCTTCACTATTCCAGATGGTAAATCCGTCAACAAATACGGTGCTAAGAAATAA